A stretch of DNA from Mycobacterium senriense:
TCGGCAGGTTGGGCGCGCCCTCCATGCTGCGCAGCGTCTGGTAGCGCCGGGTCGGGTTGGCGTGATGGTCGCTGTGCCGCTGCAGGTGGTAGAGGAACAGGTTGGTCACCACGTGGTCGGAGTTCCAGCTGTGCACCGGGGTGCAGCGCTCGTAGCGCCCGCTCGAATTCTTCTGCCGAAGCAGGCCGTAGTGCTCCAGGTAGTTCACCGATTCCAGCAGGCTGAAGCCGAAGACCGCCTGGATGATCACGAAGGGGATCAGCGCCGGGCCGAAGATCGCGATCAGCGCCCCCCACAGCACCACCGACAGCAGCCAGGCGTTGAGGACGTCGTTGGACGCGTACGTCTTGGGGTGCCACGGGCTGGCGCCCTGCCGGCGGATCCGTTGCGCCTCCAGCCGCAGCGACGAGCGCAGGCTGCCGAACACGCTGCGCGGCAAGAACTCCCAGAAGGTCTCACCGAAGCGCGCCGACGCGGGGTCTTCCGGGGTGGCGACCCGCACGTGGTGGCCGCGGTTGTGCTCGATGTAGAAGTGCCCGTAGCAGGTCTGCGCCAGGGTGATCTTGGACAGCCAGCGCTCCAGCGAGTCCTTCTTGTGGCCCATCTCGTGGGCGGTGTTGATGCCGACGCCGCCGAGCACGCCCACCGACAGCGCCAGCCCGAGCTTGCCCGCCCAGCTGAGCGCGCCGTCGAAGCCGAGCCAGCTCAGGTTCGAGGCGGTGAACAGGTAGGCGCCGAAGATGACGCTGAGGTACTGGAACGGGATGTAGACGTAGGTGCAGTAGCGGTAGTACTTGTCGTTCTCCAGCCGCTCCATGACCTCGTCGGGCGGGTTCTGCCCGTCGGGCCCGAAACGCAGGTCGAGGATCGGCAGCAGGACCCAGAGCAGGATCGGCCCGATCCACAGCGGCACCTGCGCGGCGGCGTGCCAGCCCAGCCGGTTCAGGCCCCACATCAGCGGCAGCATCACGAACAACGCCGTCGGGGCGATCAGCCCCATCAGCCACAGGCGGCGCTTCTTGTCCCGCCAGGCGAGCGGCTCGGATTCCCGGTTCAGTTGCGGTTCGAATGTGGTCATATGCCAAACCTCCTTGTGAGTCACACCACGTTGAGGTTGGACAATACCGACCTTCGCGTCTTCTGTCTAGACAAAGGACGCTAGTTTGTAAAGCGCGTGGCTAGGGCACCGGGCTGCGCGGGTCGGCCTCGAGAGCTTCGCCGTGTTCGGTCTCCCCCTCCCCCCGTCGGCCCTGCACCGAGTGCCAGTAGCCGTAGCCGGCGTAGATCGCCGTGCCGACCACCAGCCACACGCCGAACCGTACCCAGGTGAGCGCGGTGAGGTTGAGCATCAGCCACAGGCATGCGGCGATCGCGGCAATGGGGAGCAACGGCACCCACGGCACCGTGAAACCGCGCTCCAGGTCGGGCCGGGTCCGGCGCAGGACCATCACGCCGGCCGAGACCAAGACGAAGGCGAACAGGGTCCCGACGTTCACCATCTCCTCGAGCTTGGTGATGGGAAACACCGATGCCGTCACGGCAACCACCACGGCGACCAGCACGGTGATCCGCACCGGGGTCCCATGCGAGCCCGTCTTGGCCAGCGACCGCGGCAACAGCCCGTCGCGCGCCATGGCGAACAGGACCCGGCACTGGCCGAGCATCAGCACCATCACCACGGTGGTCAGTCCGGCCAGCGCGCCGATGGAAATGATCTTGCTCGCCCAGTGGATGCCGTTCGCGGTGAAGGCGGTGGCCAGGTTCGCCTGACCGGCGCCCGGGACGGTCTTGAGTTGGGTGTAGGACACCATGCCGGACAGCACGATCGCGACCGCGACATACAGCAGGGTCACGATGCCCAGCGACGCCAGAATTCCCCGCGGCACGTCGCGCTGTGGGTTCTTGGTCTCCTCGGCCATGGTGGCCACGATGTCGAACCCGACGAACGCGAAGAACACGATGGACGCCCCCGCCAACACGCCGTACCAGCCGTAGTGGCTGCTGTGCGCGCCGGTCAGCAACGACAGGACGGACTGATCGATGCCCTTGGCCTCGCTCCCGGCTTCCGCCTTGGGGATGAACGGCGAGTAGTTGGCGCGCTTGATGTAGAAGACGCCGACCACCACCACGAAGAGCACGACCGACACCTTGATCGCGGTGACCACCGCGGAGAACCTGGACGACAACTTGGTGCCCAGCGCGATCAGGGTCGCCACTCCCACGACGATCACCAGCGCCCCCCAGTCCACCTGGGCCGAGCCGAAGTTGGCCGTGCCGCCCGCGAATCCGAACACCGTGCCCAGGTAGCTCGACCAGCCCTTGGCCACCACGGCCGCGCCGATCGCCAATTCCAGCACCAGGTTCCAGCCGATGATCCAGGCCAGGAACTCGCCGAAGGTGGCGTAGGAGAAGGTGTAGGCGCTACCGGCCACCGGCAGCATCGAGGCGAACTCGGCGTAACACAGCGCGGCCAGCGCGCAGGTGCCCGCCGCGATCACGAACGACACCCAGATCGCCGGGCCGGTGATGTCGCCCGTCGTCGACGCGGTGACCGTGAAAATACCGGCGCCGATCACCACCGCGACGCCGAAGACGACCAGGTCCCGCCAGGTCAGTTCCTTGCGTAGCTTGGTGCCCGGCTCGTCGGTATCGGCGATTGATTGCTCGATCGACTTGGTCCGCCATCGATTGGCCATGCATTCGCCCTTTCCCAACGCACCATTGGTCCGTCACAGTACTGGGTACTCTCCGCGAATGCCGGACAGCACAGCAACGGCCAGAGACCATGCCGTGGTCATCGGGGGCAGCATCGCCGGTCTTTGCGCGGCGCGGGTGCTGTCCGATTCGTATACGCGGGTGACGATCTATGAGCGCGACGAGTTACCGGCCGAACCGGCGAACCGGGCGACGGTGCCCCAGGACCGGCACCTGCACATGCTGATGGCCCGCGGGGCCAACGAATTCGAGGACCTTTTCCCGGGCCTGCTGGACGACATGGTGGACGCCGGCGTGCTCAAACTCGAGAACCGGCCCGACTGCATTCACCTGGGCGCCGCGGGTCACGTGCTGGGCACCGGGCAGACCCTGCGCGACGAGTTCACCGCTTATGTGCCCAGCCGTCCGCACCTGGAATGGCAGTTGCGCAAAAGGGTTCGCAACCTTGACAACGTCACCGTGGCGCGCCGCTCGGTGGCCGAGCCCCGGTTCGACCGCGCGCGGCAACGGGTGACCGGCGTGCTGCTGGATTCCGCCGGCCCCGACGGCGACGACCCGGAGTTCGTCGCCGCGGACCTCGTCGTCGACGCGGCCGGCCGCGGGACCCGGCTGCCGGCGTGGCTGACGGATTGGGGATTCGAGCGCCCGGTCGAGCAGGCGGTGGACATCGGCATTCATTACGCCACCCAGCGGTTCGCCATCCCCGATGGGCTGATCGCCGAGAAGGTGGTGGTCGCCGGCGCTTCCCATGACCAGTCGCTGGGGCTGGGCATGCTGTGCTACGAGGACCGCACCTGGGTGCTGACCACATTCGGCGTGGCAAACGCCAAACCGCCGAGGACGTTTCCGGAGATGCTGGAGTTGGCCCGGCGGCTGCTGCCCTCCCACTTCCACGCCGCGCTGATGCGGGCCGAGCCGCTGGGCGACCCGGCGTTTCACGCCTTCCCGGCCAGCAAGTGGCGGCGCTACGACAAGCTGGACCGCCTGCCGGCCGGCATCATCGCCTTCGGCGACGCGGTGGCCAGCTTCAATCCCACCTTCGGCCAGGGCATGACGATGACCTCGCTGCAGGCCGCGCATCTGCGGCGCGCGCTGCAGTTCCCCGACGATCGGGTTGCCGCGGAACTGAATCGGGCCACCGCAAAGAGCACCTTCCCGGTGTGGATGATGAACGCGATCGCTGACGTCACGTTCCACCATGCCGGCACCAAGGGGCCGATCCCCTGGTGGTGGCGGCCCTCAGGTGGCCTGTTCGATCAGTTCCTGGGCGCCGCGGAGACCGAACCCGTTCTGGCGGAATGGTTTCTGCGACGGTTCTCGCTGCTCGACAGCCTCTATTTGGTTCCGCCGCCGCGGATCATCGGCCGCGCGATGGCGCACAACCTGCGGCTATGGCTCAGCGAACGGCGCGACGCCGCCAAACGGCGGCGGGCCGTGGCGATCGCAAGCGTGGCGCAGCCGGGCGAAGCGGGTCGCCACCATCAGAGCTAGCCTCACAGCCCAACCGTCGCCCTGAACAGCTTGGTGGGTTCGTGCGCGACCAGCCGGATCGGGGCGTCGTCGGCGGCCACCCACGCGGCCATCCCCCGCTTCAGCGTCAGCGACCCGGACTTGCCGCACACCGTCGTGGAACCCTGGCTGCACAACAGGATCTGCGGACCGTCGTGGCTGCACGTCGCGTCCACCTCGTGGCCGACGTACTCGTCGTCGAGCTCCAGCAGCGCGACGGCGAACTCGTCGGCCTTGGTCTCATAGATCAGCCCGAAGCCCTCGCGACGGATGCGCGGCCGCAGCTGCTCCTCGGTGGTGGGGGTGAAGTCCAGCACCCGCAACAGCTCGGGCACGTCGACGTGCTTCGGGGTCAGGCCGCCACGTAACACGTTGTCAGAGTTGGCCATCACTTCCACCGCGAAGCCCCGCAGGTAGGTGTGCAGGTTGCCGGCGGAGACGAAGATGGCCTCGCCGGGCGCCAGGCTGACGCGGTTCAGCAGCAGTGCCGCCAGCACGCCCGCGTCACCGGGATAGCGTTCGCCGAGCTCGAGCACCGTCTTGGCCTCGGCGGCGAATTCGGTTGCCCCCGAACTGAGGTAGGCGATGGCGCCGTCCAGCACGGCCGTCACCAGCACGTCGATGTCGGGCTGCGGGGCGGTGATCCAGGTGGTGAACAGCGCGCGCAGACCGTCGGCGTCGGACTGGTCGTTCAGCAGATCGATGTAGGGGTCGAGGTCGGAGACGGCCAGGGCCCGCAACAACTCGACGGTGCGCGAGGCCTGCCGGAATCCGGCCAGCGCCTCGAACGGGTGCAGCGCGACCAGCAGCTCGGGCTTGTGCGACATGTCGCGGTAGTTGCGCACCGGCGAGTTCAGCGGGATGCCGACCCGCTCCTCGCGCATGTAGCCCTCGGCCGCCTGCGCGGCGCTCGGGTGGGCCTGCAGGGACAGCGGCTCGTCGGCGGCCAGCACCTTCACCAGGAACGGCAACACGTCGCCGAAGCGCGCCCGCGACACCGGTCCGAGCTGTCCCTCCGGGTCCTCGCCGAGCGCCTCGAGCAACGTGATTTCGCCGTTGTCCGTCTCCAGCCACGCCGGATCGCCGGGGTGCGCCCCGAACCAGAGCTCCGCCTCGGGGTGCGCCGCCGGCACCGGACGCTCGGTGAATTCGGCGATGGCAGTACGCGAACCCCAGGCGTACGTTCTCAAGGCACCGCGAAGCAGTTCCACTGTTGTATCTATCCCCGCACCAGTCGCATATAAACCGCGGCCATTTCCAGCCGGACGGCCAATACTGCCAGTTGCTGCTCGGGGCTACCGGGGCCCCCCAGCGCCGGCGAAACGCCGTAGCCGGCCGCGCCGCCGGGCCCGTCGGGGACATCCTCGGCGGCGAGCAGGTAGACGTTGTCCAGCCCGGCGGTCCGGGCGGCCACGGCCGCCTGGTCGGCCGCCAGAACGACGGCCAGCACCCGCAACCGCGCCGGCAGCGGGCCGTCGATCTCTTCGTCGTGAAACAGGGCGGCGTCGGGATCCTCGAAGCCGTCCGACGCCGCGCCGTGCAGCGCCACCAGCGCGTCCGACAGCCCGGTAGCCGGGGTCACCTGGTTCGCGACCCGCAACAGCACCGAGCTGCCGTGCCGGGCCAGAGCCAACGTCGCGGCGCCGTCGCCCGCCAGCGCCACCTGACGCTCGGCGATACGCGCGGCCAGCAGCTTGGCCGGATTGGTGAAAAGCTCGCGGGCGGCGCTGTTACGCAGCGCCTCGGCGTCCAGCTCATCGGCGAGCAACCCCAGGTGGACGGCCGGTCGCGGATCCAGGGCGTGCACCACGGCCAGTCCGGCCGCCAGATACCGGCACAGCCCGAATTCGTCGGGAACCGACAGCCGGGGCGCCAGTACCGCCGCGCGCCCGGCGGTGGCGTCTCGCAGCGGGCCTTCATAGGGCGCCGTCACCACCACCCGGGCGCCGCGGCGCAACCCGGTGTCGGCCGCTGCGGCCAGCGCGGGATCGCCCGCGTCGCCGCCCGCGACGACCAGCACATCGAGCGGACCCACCCACGGCGGTGCCTCGTTGGCGACAGTGAAGGGCTGGGAAGCGGTTCCACCCATGGTCGCGGCCAGCATCGTTCCGGCGGTCTCGGCGGTTCCGCGGCCGGCCACCCAGATGATGCTGCGCGGACGGTCGTCGGCGCGCAGCGGATCCAGCGCACCCTCGGCGACCGCGGTGGCGATCGCCCGCACCTGGGCACCGGCCGACGACGCGGCGCGCAGCAGGCCGTCGCGGTCGGCGCCCAGCAGGCCCTCGGTGTCCTCGAGATCGATCGCCTGGGTGGCGTTCACGGCGCGGCCCTCACGCCAGCCGTCATCGCGGTGATCTCGGCACTGATCTGGGCGACCACCGCGGTCACGTCCTCGGCCGTGCGGGCCTCCACGTTCAGCCGCAGCAACGGCTCGGTATTGGAGCTGCGCAGGTTGAACCAGCTGCCGTCGCCCAGGTCGGCCGTCACCCCGTCGACGTGGTCGAGGGAGTGAATCCGGGTGCCGAACGACTTCAGCACCGCCTCGGTGCACTGCCCGGCGTCGGAGACGGTGAAGTTGATTTCGCCGGACGATTCGTAGCGCTGGTAGTCCGCGGTCACCTCGGACAGCGGGCGATCCTGCTCGCCGAGGGCGGCCAGCACGTACAACGCCGCCAGCATCCCGGAGTCGGCGCCCCAGAAGTCGCGGAAGTAGTAGTGCGCCGAATGCTCACCGCCGAAGATGGCGCCGGTGTCGGCCATCAGCGCCTTGATATACGAGTGGCCCACCCGGGACCGCAGCGGAGTGCCGCCGCGCTCGGCGACGAGTTCGGGCACCGCGCGCGAGGTGATCACGTTGTGGATGATCGTCGCGCCGATCTCCCGGCCCAGCTCGCGGGCGGCCACCAGACTGGTCACCGTCGACGGCGACACGGCGTTGCCGCGTTCGTCGACCACGAAGCAGCGGTCGGCGTCGCCGTCGAAGGCCAGCCCGATGTCGGCGCCGGTCTTGCGCACATAGGCCTGCAGGTCCACCAGGTTGGCGGGGTCCAGCGGGTTGGCCTCGTGATTCGGAAACGAGCCGTCGAGCTCGAAGTACAACGGCTCCAACGTGATCGAGCCGATCGGGCCGAGCACGGCGGGCGTGGTCAGACCGGCCATGCCGTTGCCGGCGTCCACGGCCACCCGCAGCGGGCGCAGCCCGGAGGTGTTCACCAGCGAGCGCAGGAACTGGCCGTAGTCGGCCAGCACGTCGCGATCGCTCACGCTGCCCGGTTCCCCGTTGTAAACCTCGACGCCGGCGATCACGTCCTCGGCGACAAGGCGCAGGCCGGTCTCGGCTCCGACCGGTTTGGCCCCCGCCCGGCACAGCTTGATGCCGTTGTAGGCCGCCGGGTTGTGGCTCGCGGTGAACATGGCGCCGGGGCAGTCCAGCAGCCCGGAGGCGAAGTAGAGCTGATCGGTGGACGCCAGGCCGATGCGCACCACGTCCAGTCCCTGGCCGATCACGCCGGCCGCGAACGCGGCGGCCAGCGTGGGCGAACTGTCGCGCATGTCGTGGCCGATCACGACCTGGCCGGCGCCCTCGCCGCGCACGAGTTTGGCGAACGCTGCGCCGAGATCGGTGACCAGCGGCTGGTCGAGCTCTTCGCCGACTAGCCCACGCACGTCGTAAGCCTTGACGACACGGTGGACAGTCGCGGCGGGCCGAGACATGCGGGACTCCTGACGACGTGAACTCTTGGCCGTCAGCCTATCGGGCTACGGAGAACTCGAGCCCTCGCGGTGCGTGGGGATTTCACGTCCGGCCGGTCAGGGCCACCATTGCCACCCGCATGGCTCGTGGCGATCGCAAGCGCGGCGCAGCCGGGCGCAGCGGGTCGCCACCATCTGGACTAGTCGCTGGGATCGGGCAACACACGCAGGTGTCCGCGGCGCCGTCCGGAGCGATGCTCGGGCGGTGCCAGCACGCTGCTGCTGGGCGCGGTGGCCTGGGACCCGCCGTGATGGATGTGCGCGTCGGCGAAGCCGTTCACCGGCGTCGCCGCGTACGGCGCACCGCGATCGCCGCCCTCGCGCACCGCGTCGGCCAGGGCGACCAGGTCGTCCTCGTCGGGATGGGTGGGCAGCGGGCCGGCATGGCGCACCAGCTCCCACCCGCGGGGCGCGGTGATCCGGCCGGCATGGTTGACGCACAAGTCCCAGGAATGCGGTTCCCGCGCGGTCGCCAACGGACCGACGACTGCCGTCGAGTCCGAATAGACGAACGTCAGGGTCGCCACGGCGTAGTGCGGGCACCCGGGCCGGCAACAGCGACGGGGAACGTTCACGGTCGAAAGGCTATCGTGCGCAAACGCCGCCGAAGCGCCGGACACGCGCAACTGGCCGGCCCTCGATGTGCAACCGTTACCATCGGCGCGTGGGTGATTCGCGCAGCTCCCCGCGAAGAGATCGGTTTTCCGACGGTTCGGCTCCGCGCCGCACCGCTACCCATCGACTCTTCCGCAGGGGCCGCGATATGCGCGGCCCGCTGTTGCCCCCGACCGTGCCGGGGTGGCGCAGCCGCGCGGAGCGGTTCGACATGGCGGTGCTGGAGGCCTACGAACCCATCGAGCGGAGCTGGCAGGACCGGCTGACCGAACTGGACGTGGCGGTCGACGAGATTCCGCGCATCTCGGCCAAGGATCCCGAGAGTGTGCAGTGGCCACCCGAGGTGATCGCCGATGGGCCGATCCCGCTGGCCCGGTTGATCCCGGCCGGCGTCGACATCCGCGGCAACTCCACGCGGGCGCGAATTGTGTTGTTCCGCAAGCCAATTGAGCGACGGGCTAAAGACACCGTCGAACTCGGCGACCTGCTGCACGAAATCCTGGTGGCCCAGGTCGCCATCTACCTCGACGTTGAGCCGTCGGTCATCGATCCGACGATCGACGACGAATAACTTCTCGTTGCGCGTTGGACGATGAGGGCTCAACGCGCGTTGCGATCAGCGTGCGTCAGATTATGCCGCGCTTGAGGCGACGGCGCTCGCGTTCGGACAAACCGCCCCAGATTCCGAAGCGCTCGTCGTGCTCGAGGGCGTACTCGAGGCACTCATGACGCACCTCGCAACCCAGGCAGATCTTCTTCGCCTCGCGGGTGGAACCACCCTTCTCCGGGAAGAAGGCCTCGGGGTCGGTCTGGGCGCACAGCGCGCGGTCCTGCCACTGGTCGGCGGCCGGGTCCGGCAAGGGCTCGGGCTCGAAAGCCATTGGCGCATCAGGGACCACGGTCAGATGCGGCCGAGCGGGGCGGTCCAGCGCCGGGTCGATGTCGGTGTGCGGCGTGCTCGCCATGGCGCCTCGAAACGTTTCGTAAGACATACGGTCGTCCGCCTCCTCAGCTTGATTGAGAGAGAGTGATTGGTTTCCCACTGTTCTGATGTACAGACAATTCGAACAAGTGATCGAATCTCGGTCTGCGACACCGGAGTCGGCCGGCCAACCGGGAAATGACACTGTTGTGATTAGACACGGGTTGACCTGCCTGGTCAAGCACTTCGGCGCATTTCCATACCATCTCGTGATCGAATTTCGGCGTTTCTGTTGTGTTGGGCCTTCGGCGTGTCGATCACAGGGCCCTCAACTGTCCCACAAGTTGTCCACAACCGCTGGGGAACCGCAACTTTGAGGCACCCCCAATGGGCCCGTCACAGCACCGCGGCCGGGCAGTACTGTCGTGCAATGTGAAGGTCACCGTTCTGGTCGGTGGGGTTGGCGGCGCCCGCTTCCTGCTGGGGGTTCAACAGCTGTTCGGGCTCGGTCAATTTCAATCGCAGCGGCGTCCGGACGCGGCGGCCGGCAGTCACGAGCTGACGGCGATCGTCAACATTGGCGATGACGCCTGGATCCACGGACTGCGAGTCTGCCCCGATTTGGACACCTGCATGTACACCTTAGGTGGAGGTGTAGATCCGGTGCGAGGGTGGGGGCACCGCGACGAAACTTGGCACGCCAAAGAGGAATTGGCGCGCTACGGCGTGCAGCCCGATTGGTTCGGACTCGGCGACCGTGACCTGGGCACCCACCTGGTGCGCACCCAGATGCTCAACGCCGGCTACCCCCTCTCGCAGATCACCACCGCGCTGTGCGACCGCTGGCAACCCGGCGCGCGGCTGCTGCCCGCCAGCGATGATCGGTGCGAGACCCACGTGGTGATAACCGATCCCGACGACGGCGGCCGGCGGGCCATCCACTTCCAGGAGTGGTGGGTCCGCTACCGGGCCCAGGTGCCCACGCACAGCTTCGCCTTCGTCGGCGCCGAAAAGGCGGCCGCCACAACTGATGCCACGGCGGCCATCGCGGACGCCGACGTGATACTGCTGGCGCCGTCGAACCCGGTGGTGAGCGTCGGCGCCATCCTGGCCGTGCCCGGCATTCGCGGCGCGTTGCGCGCGGCGCGCGCACCGATCGTCGGCTACTCGCCGATCATCGGTGGAAAGCCATTGCGCGGCATGGCCGATGCCTGCCTGTCCGTGATCGGGGTCAAGTCGACCGCCGAGGCGGTCGGCCGGCACTACGGCGCGCGGCGCGACACCGGCATCCTGGACGGCTGGCTGGTGAGCGAGGACGACCGCGC
This window harbors:
- a CDS encoding FAD-dependent oxidoreductase — translated: MVIGGSIAGLCAARVLSDSYTRVTIYERDELPAEPANRATVPQDRHLHMLMARGANEFEDLFPGLLDDMVDAGVLKLENRPDCIHLGAAGHVLGTGQTLRDEFTAYVPSRPHLEWQLRKRVRNLDNVTVARRSVAEPRFDRARQRVTGVLLDSAGPDGDDPEFVAADLVVDAAGRGTRLPAWLTDWGFERPVEQAVDIGIHYATQRFAIPDGLIAEKVVVAGASHDQSLGLGMLCYEDRTWVLTTFGVANAKPPRTFPEMLELARRLLPSHFHAALMRAEPLGDPAFHAFPASKWRRYDKLDRLPAGIIAFGDAVASFNPTFGQGMTMTSLQAAHLRRALQFPDDRVAAELNRATAKSTFPVWMMNAIADVTFHHAGTKGPIPWWWRPSGGLFDQFLGAAETEPVLAEWFLRRFSLLDSLYLVPPPRIIGRAMAHNLRLWLSERRDAAKRRRAVAIASVAQPGEAGRHHQS
- a CDS encoding DUF3499 domain-containing protein translates to MNVPRRCCRPGCPHYAVATLTFVYSDSTAVVGPLATAREPHSWDLCVNHAGRITAPRGWELVRHAGPLPTHPDEDDLVALADAVREGGDRGAPYAATPVNGFADAHIHHGGSQATAPSSSVLAPPEHRSGRRRGHLRVLPDPSD
- a CDS encoding alkane 1-monooxygenase, producing the protein MTTFEPQLNRESEPLAWRDKKRRLWLMGLIAPTALFVMLPLMWGLNRLGWHAAAQVPLWIGPILLWVLLPILDLRFGPDGQNPPDEVMERLENDKYYRYCTYVYIPFQYLSVIFGAYLFTASNLSWLGFDGALSWAGKLGLALSVGVLGGVGINTAHEMGHKKDSLERWLSKITLAQTCYGHFYIEHNRGHHVRVATPEDPASARFGETFWEFLPRSVFGSLRSSLRLEAQRIRRQGASPWHPKTYASNDVLNAWLLSVVLWGALIAIFGPALIPFVIIQAVFGFSLLESVNYLEHYGLLRQKNSSGRYERCTPVHSWNSDHVVTNLFLYHLQRHSDHHANPTRRYQTLRSMEGAPNLPSGYASMISLTYFPPLWRKVMDHRVLAHYDGDITRVNVQPRLREKLLARYGAPQAGAA
- the cofD gene encoding 2-phospho-L-lactate transferase, which gives rise to MKVTVLVGGVGGARFLLGVQQLFGLGQFQSQRRPDAAAGSHELTAIVNIGDDAWIHGLRVCPDLDTCMYTLGGGVDPVRGWGHRDETWHAKEELARYGVQPDWFGLGDRDLGTHLVRTQMLNAGYPLSQITTALCDRWQPGARLLPASDDRCETHVVITDPDDGGRRAIHFQEWWVRYRAQVPTHSFAFVGAEKAAATTDATAAIADADVILLAPSNPVVSVGAILAVPGIRGALRAARAPIVGYSPIIGGKPLRGMADACLSVIGVKSTAEAVGRHYGARRDTGILDGWLVSEDDRADIDGVEVRSVPLVMTDPAATAEMVRAGLDLAGVSP
- the manA gene encoding mannose-6-phosphate isomerase, class I produces the protein MELLRGALRTYAWGSRTAIAEFTERPVPAAHPEAELWFGAHPGDPAWLETDNGEITLLEALGEDPEGQLGPVSRARFGDVLPFLVKVLAADEPLSLQAHPSAAQAAEGYMREERVGIPLNSPVRNYRDMSHKPELLVALHPFEALAGFRQASRTVELLRALAVSDLDPYIDLLNDQSDADGLRALFTTWITAPQPDIDVLVTAVLDGAIAYLSSGATEFAAEAKTVLELGERYPGDAGVLAALLLNRVSLAPGEAIFVSAGNLHTYLRGFAVEVMANSDNVLRGGLTPKHVDVPELLRVLDFTPTTEEQLRPRIRREGFGLIYETKADEFAVALLELDDEYVGHEVDATCSHDGPQILLCSQGSTTVCGKSGSLTLKRGMAAWVAADDAPIRLVAHEPTKLFRATVGL
- a CDS encoding amino acid permease, which translates into the protein MANRWRTKSIEQSIADTDEPGTKLRKELTWRDLVVFGVAVVIGAGIFTVTASTTGDITGPAIWVSFVIAAGTCALAALCYAEFASMLPVAGSAYTFSYATFGEFLAWIIGWNLVLELAIGAAVVAKGWSSYLGTVFGFAGGTANFGSAQVDWGALVIVVGVATLIALGTKLSSRFSAVVTAIKVSVVLFVVVVGVFYIKRANYSPFIPKAEAGSEAKGIDQSVLSLLTGAHSSHYGWYGVLAGASIVFFAFVGFDIVATMAEETKNPQRDVPRGILASLGIVTLLYVAVAIVLSGMVSYTQLKTVPGAGQANLATAFTANGIHWASKIISIGALAGLTTVVMVLMLGQCRVLFAMARDGLLPRSLAKTGSHGTPVRITVLVAVVVAVTASVFPITKLEEMVNVGTLFAFVLVSAGVMVLRRTRPDLERGFTVPWVPLLPIAAIAACLWLMLNLTALTWVRFGVWLVVGTAIYAGYGYWHSVQGRRGEGETEHGEALEADPRSPVP
- a CDS encoding TobH protein, whose translation is MNATQAIDLEDTEGLLGADRDGLLRAASSAGAQVRAIATAVAEGALDPLRADDRPRSIIWVAGRGTAETAGTMLAATMGGTASQPFTVANEAPPWVGPLDVLVVAGGDAGDPALAAAADTGLRRGARVVVTAPYEGPLRDATAGRAAVLAPRLSVPDEFGLCRYLAAGLAVVHALDPRPAVHLGLLADELDAEALRNSAARELFTNPAKLLAARIAERQVALAGDGAATLALARHGSSVLLRVANQVTPATGLSDALVALHGAASDGFEDPDAALFHDEEIDGPLPARLRVLAVVLAADQAAVAARTAGLDNVYLLAAEDVPDGPGGAAGYGVSPALGGPGSPEQQLAVLAVRLEMAAVYMRLVRG
- a CDS encoding phosphomannomutase/phosphoglucomutase produces the protein MSRPAATVHRVVKAYDVRGLVGEELDQPLVTDLGAAFAKLVRGEGAGQVVIGHDMRDSSPTLAAAFAAGVIGQGLDVVRIGLASTDQLYFASGLLDCPGAMFTASHNPAAYNGIKLCRAGAKPVGAETGLRLVAEDVIAGVEVYNGEPGSVSDRDVLADYGQFLRSLVNTSGLRPLRVAVDAGNGMAGLTTPAVLGPIGSITLEPLYFELDGSFPNHEANPLDPANLVDLQAYVRKTGADIGLAFDGDADRCFVVDERGNAVSPSTVTSLVAARELGREIGATIIHNVITSRAVPELVAERGGTPLRSRVGHSYIKALMADTGAIFGGEHSAHYYFRDFWGADSGMLAALYVLAALGEQDRPLSEVTADYQRYESSGEINFTVSDAGQCTEAVLKSFGTRIHSLDHVDGVTADLGDGSWFNLRSSNTEPLLRLNVEARTAEDVTAVVAQISAEITAMTAGVRAAP
- a CDS encoding WhiB family transcriptional regulator; protein product: MASTPHTDIDPALDRPARPHLTVVPDAPMAFEPEPLPDPAADQWQDRALCAQTDPEAFFPEKGGSTREAKKICLGCEVRHECLEYALEHDERFGIWGGLSERERRRLKRGII
- a CDS encoding metallopeptidase family protein, encoding MRGPLLPPTVPGWRSRAERFDMAVLEAYEPIERSWQDRLTELDVAVDEIPRISAKDPESVQWPPEVIADGPIPLARLIPAGVDIRGNSTRARIVLFRKPIERRAKDTVELGDLLHEILVAQVAIYLDVEPSVIDPTIDDE